A DNA window from Verrucomicrobiia bacterium contains the following coding sequences:
- a CDS encoding CAAX prenyl protease-related protein — protein sequence MSSLMDNVRKSPVLARVVPFVVFLVLTSAQGWFGEGGRYWLYLAKTVVAAWMLWELRGVIAEMKWAWSWEAAVVGVGVCVMWVGIDSWYPGQDVLWFRLGMGDDPAEKPASVWNPFEHFGVGAMAWLFVVVRLAGSSLVVPMLEEVFYRSFVYRYLISPEFEKVALNRVHWVSLGLTCLIFGFTHQQWLAGILCGLAYHWLVFRKNRIGDAMTAHAITNFLLGLWVVFQDDWKFW from the coding sequence GATGGACAATGTCCGGAAATCGCCGGTGCTGGCGCGGGTGGTGCCGTTTGTGGTGTTCCTGGTGCTGACTTCGGCGCAGGGATGGTTCGGCGAGGGCGGGCGCTACTGGCTGTACCTCGCCAAGACGGTGGTGGCGGCGTGGATGCTGTGGGAATTGCGCGGCGTCATCGCCGAGATGAAGTGGGCGTGGAGCTGGGAGGCGGCGGTGGTCGGAGTGGGAGTGTGCGTGATGTGGGTGGGGATCGATTCGTGGTACCCGGGTCAGGACGTGTTGTGGTTCCGGTTGGGAATGGGGGACGACCCGGCGGAGAAGCCGGCGTCGGTTTGGAATCCGTTCGAGCATTTCGGTGTGGGGGCGATGGCGTGGCTCTTTGTGGTGGTCCGGCTGGCGGGATCGTCGCTGGTGGTGCCGATGCTGGAGGAGGTGTTTTATCGGTCGTTCGTGTACCGGTACCTGATCAGTCCGGAGTTCGAGAAGGTGGCATTGAACCGGGTGCACTGGGTATCGCTGGGGCTCACCTGCCTGATCTTCGGGTTCACGCATCAGCAGTGGCTGGCGGGAATCCTGTGCGGGCTGGCCTACCACTGGCTGGTGTTTCGGAAGAACCGGATCGGGGACGCCATGACGGCGCATGCGATCACCAATTTCCTGCTGGGCCTGTGGGTGGTGTTCCAGGACGACTGGAAGTTCTGGTAG